The Pseudomonas kermanshahensis genome includes a window with the following:
- a CDS encoding MurR/RpiR family transcriptional regulator yields MSQPIKQRLENSLQGAAASGRTIASYMLANLHELPFQTSASIAAKLGVSESSVGRFCRSLGYAHLKALKQDLQNDLGDGPWLVGDRLQDYRQNHDASDNAGSLELEIAALVRVHEYRQSEPWHRVAQRLASKPRVFIAGFQTERGVAMCMSHLLQYLRDGVQLVDLSAGHFGEVLLGRAEDSALVVFEARRYSRHALQLCQKAREAGIAVTLVTDTFCDWADANADEVFRIPTEFNLFWESTATMLSWVHLMVNEVCKKLGPDVEKRLEATAALHNEFVGYTSWPAGKQQ; encoded by the coding sequence ATGAGCCAACCGATCAAGCAACGCCTGGAAAACAGCCTGCAAGGGGCTGCCGCCTCAGGCCGCACGATCGCCAGCTACATGCTTGCCAACCTGCACGAACTGCCCTTTCAGACCTCGGCCAGCATCGCTGCCAAGCTGGGTGTCAGCGAATCCAGTGTTGGCCGTTTCTGCCGCTCGTTAGGTTATGCCCACCTCAAGGCGCTCAAGCAAGACCTGCAGAACGACCTGGGCGATGGCCCGTGGCTGGTTGGTGACCGCCTGCAAGACTACCGCCAGAACCATGATGCCAGCGACAACGCCGGCAGCCTGGAGCTGGAAATCGCCGCCCTGGTGCGTGTGCACGAGTACCGCCAGAGCGAGCCCTGGCATCGCGTGGCACAGCGCCTGGCAAGCAAACCACGGGTGTTCATCGCCGGCTTTCAGACCGAGCGCGGCGTCGCTATGTGCATGAGCCACCTGCTGCAGTACCTGCGCGATGGCGTACAACTGGTCGACCTCAGCGCCGGGCACTTCGGTGAGGTGCTGTTGGGCCGCGCCGAAGACAGCGCCCTGGTGGTGTTCGAGGCGCGTCGTTATTCCCGCCACGCCCTGCAGCTGTGCCAGAAGGCGCGCGAGGCTGGCATTGCGGTCACCCTGGTGACCGATACCTTCTGTGACTGGGCCGATGCCAACGCCGACGAGGTGTTCCGCATCCCCACCGAATTCAACCTGTTCTGGGAATCCACCGCGACCATGCTGTCGTGGGTGCACCTGATGGTCAACGAGGTCTGCAAGAAGCTCGGGCCGGATGTTGAAAAACGCTTGGAAGCGACTGCCGCTCTACATAACGAATTCGTCGGCTACACCTCGTGGCCGGCGGGAAAACAACAATAG
- a CDS encoding Ldh family oxidoreductase, whose amino-acid sequence MSAPSTGTAVRVPFTELQNLLQAILQRHGCSETVAQVLAHNCASAQRDGAHSHGVFRIPGYVSTLASGWVDGQARPKVSDVAAGYVSVDAAGGFAQPALAAARELLVAKARNAGIAVLAIHNSHHFAALWPDVEPFAEEGLVALSVVNSMTCVVPHGARKPLFGTNPIAFAAPCAEHDPIVFDMATSAMAHGDVQIAARAGQQLPEGMGVDANGQPTTDPKAILEGGALLPFGGHKGSALSMMVELLAAALTGGHFSWEFDWSSHPGAKTPWTGQLIIVIDPSKAEGERFAQRSRELVEQMQAVGLTRMPGERRYREREVAEEEGVALTEQELQGLKALVA is encoded by the coding sequence ATGTCCGCACCTTCCACTGGCACTGCCGTGCGTGTGCCTTTTACCGAGCTGCAGAACCTGTTGCAGGCGATCCTCCAGCGTCATGGCTGCAGCGAGACCGTGGCCCAGGTGCTGGCCCACAACTGCGCCAGCGCCCAGCGCGATGGTGCTCACAGCCATGGCGTGTTCCGTATTCCGGGCTATGTCTCGACCTTGGCCAGTGGCTGGGTCGATGGCCAGGCCAGGCCGAAGGTCAGCGATGTGGCGGCTGGCTATGTGAGTGTCGATGCAGCGGGCGGATTTGCCCAGCCGGCGCTGGCGGCGGCCCGTGAGCTGTTGGTGGCCAAGGCACGCAATGCCGGCATCGCAGTGCTGGCGATCCACAACTCGCACCACTTCGCGGCGCTGTGGCCGGATGTAGAGCCGTTCGCCGAAGAGGGCCTGGTGGCCCTGAGTGTGGTCAACAGCATGACCTGCGTGGTGCCGCATGGTGCACGCAAACCGCTGTTTGGCACCAACCCCATCGCCTTTGCCGCGCCGTGTGCCGAACATGATCCGATCGTCTTTGACATGGCCACCAGCGCCATGGCCCATGGCGATGTGCAGATCGCTGCACGGGCCGGCCAGCAGTTGCCCGAGGGCATGGGCGTAGATGCCAACGGCCAGCCGACCACCGACCCCAAGGCCATTCTCGAAGGCGGCGCCTTGCTGCCGTTTGGCGGGCACAAGGGGTCGGCGTTGTCGATGATGGTCGAGCTGCTGGCGGCGGCGCTGACGGGCGGCCATTTCTCGTGGGAGTTCGACTGGTCCTCGCACCCTGGGGCCAAAACGCCCTGGACCGGGCAGTTGATCATCGTCATCGACCCAAGCAAGGCCGAAGGCGAGCGGTTCGCCCAGCGCAGCCGCGAGCTGGTGGAGCAGATGCAGGCCGTGGGCCTGACGCGGATGCCCGGGGAGCGGCGTTACCGCGAGCGCGAGGTGGCCGAGGAAGAGGGCGTGGCATTGACCGAGCAGGAACTGCAGGGCCTCAAGGCATTAGTTGCCTGA
- a CDS encoding aromatic amino acid transaminase, whose translation MFKHVDAYAGDPILSLMETFKADPRADKVNLSIGLYYDEAGVVPQLAAVDAVEKRIAGVAHEASLYLPMEGLASYRQAIQALLFGADHPAVTGGRVATVQTVGGSGALKVGADFLKRYFPQSEVWVSNPTWDNHRAIFEGAGFKVHTYPYFDQVSRGVDFDGMLATLQTLPANSVVLLHPCCHNPTGADLDQNQWQQVVEVVKARQLIPFLDIAYQGFGEGLVEDAYAIREMARAGVPCLVSNSFSKIFSLYGERVGGLSVVCDDDATAQSVLGQLKATVRRNYSSPPNFGAQLVAGVLGDAALNAQWAAEVEVMRKRILDMRQALVDALATLLPGQDFQFFLRQRGMFSYTGFSVEQVRRLRDEFGVYLIDSGRVCMSGLRPANLQRVAEAFAAVQK comes from the coding sequence GTGTTCAAACATGTCGATGCCTATGCCGGCGACCCGATCCTCTCGCTGATGGAAACCTTCAAGGCCGATCCCCGCGCCGACAAGGTCAACCTGAGTATCGGCCTGTACTACGATGAAGCCGGCGTGGTGCCACAACTGGCGGCTGTGGATGCCGTCGAAAAACGCATCGCAGGCGTTGCTCACGAAGCGTCGCTGTACCTGCCGATGGAAGGCCTTGCCAGCTACCGCCAAGCCATCCAGGCACTGCTGTTCGGTGCCGATCACCCGGCCGTGACCGGCGGCCGCGTGGCCACCGTGCAGACCGTGGGTGGTTCTGGCGCACTGAAAGTGGGTGCCGACTTCCTCAAGCGCTACTTCCCGCAGTCCGAAGTCTGGGTCAGCAACCCGACCTGGGACAACCACCGCGCCATCTTCGAAGGTGCCGGGTTCAAGGTGCATACCTACCCGTACTTCGACCAGGTCAGCCGTGGCGTCGACTTTGACGGCATGTTGGCAACCCTGCAGACCCTGCCGGCCAACAGCGTCGTGCTGCTGCACCCGTGCTGCCACAACCCGACCGGCGCCGACCTGGACCAGAACCAGTGGCAGCAGGTGGTGGAAGTGGTCAAGGCACGTCAGCTGATCCCGTTCCTCGACATCGCCTACCAAGGCTTTGGTGAAGGCCTGGTGGAAGACGCCTACGCCATCCGTGAAATGGCCCGTGCCGGCGTACCGTGCCTGGTCAGCAACTCGTTCTCGAAGATCTTCTCGCTGTACGGCGAGCGGGTAGGGGGCCTGTCGGTGGTCTGCGACGATGACGCCACCGCGCAGAGCGTGCTCGGCCAGCTCAAGGCTACCGTGCGCCGCAACTACTCCAGCCCACCCAACTTCGGTGCCCAACTGGTCGCCGGCGTACTGGGCGATGCCGCGCTCAATGCCCAATGGGCGGCAGAAGTCGAAGTGATGCGTAAACGCATCCTGGACATGCGTCAGGCGTTGGTCGATGCGCTGGCCACGCTGCTGCCAGGCCAGGACTTCCAGTTCTTCCTGCGCCAACGCGGCATGTTCAGCTACACCGGTTTCAGCGTCGAGCAGGTGCGTCGCCTGCGTGACGAGTTCGGCGTTTACCTGATCGACAGCGGCCGGGTATGCATGTCCGGCCTGCGTCCGGCCAACCTGCAACGGGTTGCCGAGGCGTTCGCCGCCGTTCAGAAGTGA
- a CDS encoding serine/threonine transporter — MNEQAPSVERRYEESTPAALGSWARQDTTWMLGLFGTAIGAGTLFLPINAGLGGFWPLIILAVLAFPMTYFAHRGLTRFVLSGRKGGDITEVVEEHFGITAGALITVLYFFAIFPILLIYSVALTNTVTSFMEHQLHMTPPPRAILSFVLILGLLAIVRCGEQATVKVMSLLVYPFIVALALLGLYLVPHWTGGILDSATQLPSGSAFLHTVWLAIPVMVFSFNHSPIISAFAVDQKRRYGEHADERSGQILARAHLLMVAMVLFFVFSCVLTLSSAQLAEAKAQNLSILSYLANHFSNPTIEFAAPLIAFIAIAKSFLGHYIGASEGLKGIIAKTGARPGAKALDRVVAALMLVVCWIVATLNPSILGMIESLGGPIIAVLLFLMPMYAIRRVPSMRKYSGAMSNVFVVAVGVVALTSVVYGLLS; from the coding sequence ATGAATGAGCAGGCCCCAAGCGTCGAACGGCGCTATGAAGAATCGACCCCGGCAGCCTTGGGCAGCTGGGCACGTCAAGACACCACCTGGATGCTGGGCCTGTTCGGCACCGCCATCGGCGCAGGTACGTTATTCCTGCCCATCAATGCTGGCCTCGGTGGCTTCTGGCCGCTGATCATCCTGGCCGTGCTGGCCTTCCCGATGACTTACTTCGCCCACCGTGGCCTGACCCGTTTCGTCCTCTCCGGGCGCAAGGGCGGGGACATCACTGAAGTGGTCGAGGAGCATTTCGGCATTACCGCCGGTGCATTGATCACCGTGCTGTACTTCTTCGCCATCTTCCCGATCCTGCTTATCTATAGCGTGGCGCTGACCAACACCGTCACCAGCTTCATGGAGCACCAGCTGCACATGACGCCGCCGCCGCGGGCGATCCTGTCGTTCGTGCTGATCCTGGGCCTGCTGGCCATCGTGCGCTGCGGTGAGCAGGCCACGGTCAAGGTCATGAGCCTGCTGGTCTACCCGTTCATCGTGGCCCTGGCGCTGCTGGGCCTGTACCTGGTACCGCACTGGACCGGTGGTATTCTCGACAGCGCCACCCAGCTGCCGTCGGGCTCGGCCTTCCTGCACACCGTGTGGCTGGCGATTCCGGTGATGGTGTTCTCGTTCAACCACTCGCCGATCATCTCGGCGTTCGCGGTCGACCAGAAGCGCCGTTACGGCGAGCATGCCGATGAGCGCAGCGGCCAGATCCTCGCCCGCGCCCACCTGCTGATGGTGGCCATGGTGCTGTTCTTCGTCTTCAGCTGCGTGCTGACCCTCAGCAGCGCCCAGCTGGCGGAAGCCAAGGCGCAGAACCTGTCGATCCTGTCGTACCTGGCCAATCACTTCAGCAACCCGACCATCGAGTTTGCCGCACCTCTGATTGCCTTCATTGCTATCGCCAAGTCGTTCCTGGGCCACTACATCGGTGCCAGTGAAGGCCTGAAAGGCATCATTGCCAAAACCGGCGCGCGCCCGGGCGCCAAAGCCCTGGACCGCGTGGTCGCGGCGCTGATGCTGGTGGTGTGCTGGATCGTCGCCACCCTCAACCCGAGCATTCTGGGCATGATCGAATCGCTGGGCGGCCCGATCATCGCGGTGCTGCTGTTCCTGATGCCGATGTACGCCATTCGCCGCGTGCCTTCGATGCGCAAGTACAGTGGGGCGATGTCCAACGTGTTCGTGGTCGCGGTTGGCGTGGTTGCGCTGACGTCGGTGGTTTACGGCTTGCTGAGCTGA
- the tpx gene encoding thiol peroxidase codes for MAQVTLKGNPVQVKGNLPQAGAKAPAFSLVGEGLADKSLQDYAGKRKVLNIFPSVDTPTCATSVRKFNAQANDVANTVVLCISADLPFAQARFCGAEGLENVKNLSTLRGAEFLENYGVAIADGPLAGLAARAVVVLDENDNVLHSELVGEIADEPNYEAALAVLK; via the coding sequence ATGGCTCAAGTGACTCTCAAAGGCAACCCGGTTCAGGTCAAGGGCAACCTGCCGCAAGCCGGTGCTAAGGCGCCAGCCTTCTCGCTGGTGGGTGAAGGCCTGGCTGACAAGTCGCTGCAGGACTACGCCGGCAAGCGCAAGGTGCTGAACATCTTCCCGAGCGTCGACACCCCAACCTGTGCCACGTCGGTGCGCAAGTTCAATGCCCAGGCCAACGATGTAGCCAACACCGTGGTGCTGTGCATCTCCGCCGACCTGCCATTCGCCCAGGCGCGCTTCTGCGGTGCCGAAGGCCTGGAGAACGTGAAGAACCTGTCGACCCTGCGTGGCGCCGAGTTCCTCGAAAACTACGGTGTGGCCATCGCCGACGGCCCGCTGGCTGGCCTGGCTGCACGTGCAGTGGTCGTGCTGGACGAAAACGACAACGTGCTGCACAGCGAGCTGGTCGGTGAAATCGCTGACGAGCCGAACTACGAGGCTGCGCTGGCTGTTCTGAAGTAA
- a CDS encoding MdtA/MuxA family multidrug efflux RND transporter periplasmic adaptor subunit, whose product MQASNSRSPRRWLVGLLILLLVALLAWWLWPASPAHKEASSGRMGKGGRPGFGASSDPVPVRVEPVRVGDFPLYYKALGTVTATNTVNVRSRVAGELVKIHFKEGQQVKAGELLAEIDPRSYRIALQQAEGTLAQNQAQLKNAQVDLARYKGLYAEDSIAKQTLDTAEAQVAQFQGLVKTNQAQVSDARLNLDFTQIRSPINGRVGLRQLDLGNLVAANDATALVVITQTEPINVAFTLPETELSTVLERYRSGASLPVEAWDRSDSKLQSTGVLGSIDNQIDTTTGTLKFKGRFENKDLALFPNQFVNVRLLADTLKQVVLAPAAAIQFGNDGTFAYVVNAQNTVNIRKLKVGASDGENSVIVEGLAAGDRLVLEGTDRLREGTKVEVVEDSSQVPTTPGQHLQGQDAKGSAQAGEAGKAGA is encoded by the coding sequence ATGCAAGCGTCCAATTCCCGTTCCCCCCGTCGCTGGCTCGTCGGCCTGCTGATCCTGCTGCTGGTGGCCTTGCTGGCCTGGTGGCTGTGGCCCGCATCGCCTGCACATAAAGAAGCCAGCAGCGGGCGCATGGGCAAAGGCGGGCGCCCAGGTTTCGGGGCCTCCAGCGACCCGGTGCCGGTGCGTGTCGAGCCGGTTCGGGTGGGCGATTTCCCGCTGTACTACAAGGCGCTGGGCACGGTCACCGCGACCAACACCGTGAACGTGCGCAGCCGTGTGGCCGGTGAGCTGGTCAAGATCCACTTCAAGGAAGGCCAACAGGTCAAGGCTGGTGAACTGCTGGCCGAGATCGACCCTCGCAGCTACCGCATCGCCTTGCAGCAGGCCGAAGGCACCCTGGCGCAGAACCAGGCACAGCTGAAAAACGCCCAGGTCGACCTGGCGCGCTATAAAGGCCTGTATGCCGAGGACAGCATCGCCAAGCAGACCCTCGACACAGCAGAAGCCCAGGTCGCGCAATTCCAAGGCCTGGTCAAGACCAACCAGGCACAGGTCAGCGATGCGCGCCTGAACCTCGATTTCACCCAGATCCGCTCGCCGATCAATGGCCGGGTAGGCCTGCGCCAGCTTGACCTGGGCAACCTGGTGGCTGCCAACGACGCTACCGCGCTGGTGGTCATCACCCAGACCGAGCCGATCAACGTCGCGTTCACCCTGCCAGAAACCGAACTGAGCACCGTGCTGGAACGCTACCGCAGCGGCGCCAGCCTGCCGGTCGAGGCGTGGGACCGCAGCGACAGCAAGCTGCAGTCCACCGGGGTACTGGGCAGTATCGACAACCAGATCGACACCACCACCGGCACCCTCAAGTTCAAGGGCCGCTTCGAGAACAAGGACCTGGCGCTGTTCCCCAACCAGTTCGTCAATGTGCGCCTGTTGGCCGACACCCTCAAACAGGTGGTGCTGGCCCCGGCTGCGGCTATCCAGTTTGGCAACGATGGCACCTTTGCCTATGTGGTCAACGCCCAGAACACCGTCAATATCCGCAAGCTCAAGGTCGGCGCCAGCGATGGCGAGAACAGCGTGATCGTTGAAGGCCTGGCTGCCGGCGATCGCCTGGTGCTGGAAGGCACCGATCGCCTGCGTGAAGGCACCAAGGTAGAGGTGGTCGAAGACAGCTCGCAGGTGCCAACCACGCCGGGCCAGCACCTGCAGGGCCAGGACGCCAAGGGCTCGGCCCAAGCCGGTGAAGCAGGCAAGGCGGGCGCATGA
- a CDS encoding MdtB/MuxB family multidrug efflux RND transporter permease subunit, producing the protein MNLSRLFILRPVATTLSMLAIVLAGLIAYKLLPVSALPQVDYPTIRVMTLYPGASPQVMTSAVTAPLERQFGQMPGLTQMASTSSGGASVLTLRFSLDMNMDVAEQQVQAAINAASNLLPSDLPAPPVYNKVNPADTPVLTLAISSKTMPLPKLNDLVDTRVAQKLAQISGVGMVSIAGGQRQAVRIKVNVDALAANGLNLEDVRTLIGASNVNQPKGNFDGPTRVSMLDANDQLRSPAEYANLILSYNNGAPLRLKDVAEIVDGAENERLAAWANENQAVLLNIQRQPGANVIEVVDRIKELLPSITDNLPAGLDVSVLTDRTQTIRAAVKDVQHELLIAIVLVVMVTFVFLRRFSATIIPSIAVPLSLIGTFGVMYLAGFSVNNLTLMALTIATGFVVDDAIVMLENISRHIEEGETPMQAALKGARQIGFTLISLTFSLIAVLIPLLFMADVVGRLFREFAITLAVAILISLVVSLTLTPMMCARLLKREPKEEEQGRFYRASGAWIDWLIEHYGRGLQWVLKHQPLTLLVAVASLGLTVVLYIAVPKGFFPVQDTGVIQGISEAPQSTSFAAMSERQQSLSKVILQDPAVQSLSSYIGVDGDNATLNSGRLLINLKPHGERDVTAGEVISRLQPQLDKLVGIRLFMQPVQDLSIEDRVSRTQYQFSLSSPDADLLAQWSGKLVQALQQRPELADVASDLQDKGLQVYLVIDRDMASRLGISVSQITNALYDAFGQRQISTIYTQASQYRVVLQSQAAASIGPQALESIHVKATDGGQVRLSALARIEQRQAQLAISHIGQFPAVMMSFNLAHGASLGEAVKVIEQVQQDIGMPIGVQTRFQGAAEAFQASLSSTLLLILAAVVTMYIVLGVLYESYIHPVTILSTLPSAAVGALLALLISGNDLGMIAIIGIILLIGIVKKNAIMMIDFALEAERNQGMSPQDAIYQAALLRFRPILMTTLAALFGAVPLMLATGSGAELRQPLGLVMVGGLLVSQVLTLFTTPVIYLYFDRLARRWRPATDAKQAEA; encoded by the coding sequence ATGAACCTCTCGCGCCTGTTCATCCTGCGCCCGGTCGCCACCACGCTGAGCATGCTGGCCATCGTCCTGGCCGGCCTGATTGCCTACAAGCTGCTGCCAGTCTCGGCGCTGCCGCAGGTCGACTACCCGACCATCCGGGTCATGACCCTGTACCCAGGGGCCAGCCCGCAAGTCATGACCAGTGCGGTCACCGCGCCGCTGGAACGCCAGTTCGGGCAGATGCCGGGGCTGACCCAGATGGCCTCGACCAGCTCCGGCGGGGCGTCGGTGCTGACGTTGCGTTTCAGCCTCGACATGAACATGGACGTTGCCGAGCAACAGGTGCAGGCCGCGATCAACGCTGCCAGCAACTTGCTGCCCAGCGACTTGCCGGCGCCACCGGTCTACAACAAGGTCAACCCAGCCGACACGCCTGTGCTGACCCTGGCCATCTCCTCCAAGACCATGCCGCTGCCCAAGCTCAACGACTTGGTCGACACCCGTGTGGCCCAGAAGCTTGCCCAGATCAGTGGCGTGGGTATGGTCAGCATCGCTGGCGGCCAGCGTCAGGCGGTACGTATCAAGGTCAACGTCGATGCGTTGGCCGCCAACGGCCTCAACCTCGAGGACGTGCGGACGCTGATCGGGGCGTCCAACGTCAACCAGCCCAAGGGTAACTTCGATGGCCCGACCCGGGTGTCGATGCTCGATGCCAACGATCAACTGCGCTCCCCCGCGGAATACGCCAACCTGATCTTGTCCTATAACAACGGCGCGCCGCTGCGCCTGAAGGACGTCGCCGAGATCGTCGATGGTGCCGAAAACGAGCGCCTCGCGGCCTGGGCCAACGAAAACCAGGCGGTGTTGCTGAATATCCAGCGCCAGCCGGGCGCCAACGTCATCGAGGTGGTCGACCGGATCAAGGAACTGCTCCCCTCGATCACCGATAACCTGCCTGCCGGCCTGGACGTGTCGGTACTGACCGACCGCACCCAGACCATCCGCGCCGCGGTCAAGGACGTGCAGCACGAGCTGCTGATCGCCATCGTCCTGGTGGTCATGGTCACCTTTGTGTTCCTGCGCCGTTTCAGCGCCACCATCATCCCCTCGATCGCCGTACCGCTGTCGTTGATCGGCACCTTTGGCGTGATGTACCTGGCCGGGTTCTCGGTCAATAACCTGACCCTGATGGCTCTGACTATTGCCACCGGCTTCGTGGTGGATGACGCCATCGTCATGCTGGAGAACATCTCCCGCCACATCGAAGAAGGCGAAACGCCGATGCAGGCCGCGCTCAAGGGCGCCCGGCAGATTGGCTTCACCCTCATATCGCTGACCTTCTCGCTGATCGCGGTCCTGATTCCGCTGCTGTTCATGGCCGACGTGGTCGGCCGCCTGTTCCGCGAGTTCGCCATCACCCTGGCGGTGGCGATTCTGATTTCCCTGGTCGTGTCGTTGACCCTTACGCCGATGATGTGCGCGCGGTTGCTCAAGCGTGAGCCCAAGGAAGAAGAGCAGGGCCGTTTCTACCGCGCCAGCGGCGCCTGGATCGACTGGCTCATCGAACACTACGGCCGTGGCCTGCAGTGGGTGCTCAAACACCAGCCGCTGACCCTGCTGGTGGCCGTGGCCAGCCTGGGGCTCACCGTGGTCCTGTACATCGCCGTGCCCAAGGGCTTCTTCCCGGTGCAGGACACCGGCGTCATCCAGGGTATTTCCGAGGCGCCACAGTCGACTTCGTTCGCCGCCATGAGCGAACGCCAGCAGTCGCTGAGCAAGGTGATCCTGCAGGACCCGGCGGTGCAGAGCCTGTCGTCCTACATCGGCGTGGATGGCGACAACGCCACGCTCAACAGCGGGCGCCTACTGATCAACCTCAAGCCGCACGGCGAGCGGGATGTGACCGCTGGCGAGGTCATCAGCCGCCTGCAGCCGCAGCTCGACAAGCTGGTGGGTATCCGCCTGTTCATGCAGCCGGTGCAGGACTTGAGTATCGAGGACCGGGTCAGCCGCACCCAGTACCAGTTCAGCCTGTCGTCACCTGACGCCGACCTGCTGGCGCAGTGGAGCGGCAAGCTGGTGCAGGCGCTGCAACAGCGCCCAGAGCTTGCCGATGTGGCCAGCGACCTGCAGGACAAGGGCCTGCAGGTGTACCTGGTGATCGACCGCGACATGGCCAGCCGCTTGGGCATCTCGGTTTCGCAGATCACCAACGCCTTGTACGACGCCTTTGGCCAGCGGCAGATCTCGACCATCTACACCCAGGCCAGCCAGTACCGCGTGGTGCTGCAGTCGCAAGCCGCCGCCAGCATCGGGCCGCAGGCCTTGGAGTCGATCCACGTCAAGGCCACCGATGGCGGCCAGGTGCGGCTGTCGGCGTTGGCCCGTATCGAGCAGCGCCAGGCGCAGTTGGCGATCTCGCACATCGGCCAGTTCCCGGCGGTGATGATGTCGTTCAACCTGGCCCATGGCGCGTCGCTGGGCGAGGCGGTCAAGGTGATCGAACAGGTGCAGCAGGACATCGGCATGCCGATCGGCGTGCAGACCCGCTTCCAGGGCGCTGCAGAAGCCTTCCAGGCCTCGCTGTCGAGCACCTTGCTGCTGATTCTCGCCGCGGTGGTGACCATGTACATCGTGCTGGGTGTGCTCTACGAGAGCTACATCCACCCGGTGACCATTCTTTCGACCTTGCCCTCGGCGGCGGTGGGTGCCTTGCTGGCGCTGCTCATCAGTGGCAACGACCTGGGGATGATCGCCATTATCGGCATCATCCTGCTGATCGGCATCGTCAAGAAAAACGCGATCATGATGATCGACTTTGCACTGGAAGCCGAGCGCAACCAGGGCATGAGCCCGCAGGACGCCATCTACCAGGCCGCATTGCTGCGTTTCCGGCCGATTCTGATGACGACGTTGGCCGCGCTGTTCGGCGCCGTGCCGCTGATGCTGGCGACCGGGTCCGGTGCCGAGCTGCGCCAGCCGCTGGGCCTGGTGATGGTGGGCGGGCTGCTGGTCAGCCAGGTGCTGACACTGTTCACTACGCCGGTCATCTACCTGTACTTCGACCGCCTGGCCCGTCGCTGGCGCCCGGCCACTGATGCCAAGCAGGCTGAGGCATGA